Proteins from a single region of Nocardioides oleivorans:
- the carA gene encoding glutamine-hydrolyzing carbamoyl-phosphate synthase small subunit, with protein sequence MALPAPAQVRPALLVLEDGRTFRGESFGAEGETFGEAVFSTGMSGYQETLTDPSYHRQVVVMTAPHVGNTGMNDEDPESSRIWVSGYVVRDPARVPSSWRSVRSLADDLRDQDVVGISGVDTRALTRHLRERGAMRVGISSTETDPQKLLARVLQSGEMAGANLSEAVSTQEAYVVAAQGHKRFTVAAVDLGIKANTPRMMSERGIEVHVLPATASIEDVQAVSPDGLFFSNGPGDPAATTRQVELLQGALRAGIPYFGICFGNQLFGRALGFGTYKLKYGHRGINQPVMDRTTGKVEVTAHNHGFAVDAPLEGTTTTEFGEVAVSHVCLNDDVVEGLELRDADGALTSFSVQYHPEAAAGPHDAAYLFDRFSDLMRDRKDA encoded by the coding sequence ATGGCTCTGCCTGCCCCAGCCCAGGTCCGACCGGCGCTGCTGGTCCTCGAGGACGGGCGCACCTTTCGCGGTGAGTCGTTCGGTGCCGAGGGGGAGACCTTCGGCGAAGCAGTCTTCTCGACCGGCATGTCCGGCTACCAGGAGACGCTGACCGACCCCAGCTACCACCGCCAGGTCGTCGTGATGACGGCCCCGCACGTCGGCAACACCGGCATGAACGACGAGGACCCCGAGTCCTCGCGCATCTGGGTCTCCGGCTACGTCGTCCGCGACCCGGCCCGCGTGCCCAGCAGCTGGCGCAGCGTGCGCAGCCTCGCCGACGACCTGCGCGACCAGGATGTGGTCGGGATCAGCGGCGTCGACACCCGCGCGCTCACCCGCCACCTGCGCGAGCGCGGCGCGATGCGCGTCGGGATCTCCAGCACCGAGACCGACCCCCAGAAGCTGCTCGCCCGCGTGCTGCAGTCCGGCGAGATGGCCGGCGCGAACCTCAGCGAGGCGGTCAGCACGCAGGAGGCCTACGTCGTCGCCGCGCAGGGCCACAAGCGGTTCACCGTCGCGGCGGTCGACCTCGGCATCAAGGCCAACACCCCCCGGATGATGAGCGAGCGCGGCATCGAGGTGCACGTGCTCCCGGCCACCGCGTCGATCGAGGACGTGCAGGCGGTCTCCCCGGACGGGCTGTTCTTCTCCAACGGTCCCGGCGACCCGGCCGCGACCACCCGCCAGGTCGAGCTGCTCCAGGGCGCCCTGCGCGCCGGCATCCCCTACTTCGGGATCTGCTTCGGCAACCAGCTCTTCGGCCGCGCGCTCGGCTTCGGCACCTACAAGCTGAAGTACGGCCACCGCGGCATCAACCAGCCCGTCATGGACCGCACGACCGGCAAGGTCGAGGTCACCGCGCACAACCACGGCTTCGCGGTCGACGCGCCCCTCGAGGGCACCACGACCACCGAGTTCGGTGAGGTCGCAGTCAGCCACGTCTGCCTCAACGACGACGTCGTCGAGGGCCTCGAGCTCCGCGACGCCGACGGCGCGCTCACGTCGTTCTCCGTGCAGTACCACCCGGAGGCGGCCGCCGGTCCGCACGACGCGGCGTACCTCTTCGACCGGTTCAGCGATCTCATGCGCGACAGGAAGGACGCCTGA
- a CDS encoding ABC-F family ATP-binding cassette domain-containing protein, with amino-acid sequence MSTPFSAPTAGSLAPLTLTGLSVTYPDRTVLTGVDLVAQPGRRIGLVGENGVGKSTLLRAVAGRLPSRARVSGTVTAPDDLVLLGQEAPFPDRASIADVLARTLAPLRDAVADVERLAAELGTPEGDTAYARALELAVSHDAWDADRRAEVAAARLGLDGIDPTRRVGTLSGGQRTRLALATIMTTRPACLLLDEPTNHLDDDAIDVLTGFLRELPGVVLLASHDRVLLDDVCTDLVDLDAGELGTDGHGGRRFGGGWSDYEAARADARRRWEETYLAQQEELGRLRDATRIGTGAVAHDRGPTDGDKFIYAFKGARVEQTLARRKKDAQRRLEVAEREQVRKPPAPLVLRGDLTSAATGRLVQVRDLEVRGRARLERLDLAAGEHLLMTGPNGSGKSTVLGVLSGRLTATGGSIEVSARTVRELTQDPEVTDPSRSALSSYDAAVAHLADPPRLRDLGLLHPRDHRTPVGSLSVGQRRRLGLAVAIAAAPDLLLLDEPTNHVSLALAGELEEALATAPGGVVLASHDRWLRRRWDGPELELTPW; translated from the coding sequence ATGTCAACACCCTTCTCCGCACCCACCGCCGGCTCGCTCGCACCGCTGACCCTCACCGGCCTGTCCGTCACCTACCCCGACCGCACGGTCCTGACGGGCGTCGACCTCGTCGCCCAGCCCGGCCGCCGCATCGGACTCGTCGGCGAGAACGGCGTCGGCAAGTCCACGCTGCTGCGCGCCGTCGCCGGTCGCCTGCCGTCCCGGGCCCGGGTCTCCGGCACCGTCACCGCCCCCGACGACCTCGTGCTCCTCGGGCAGGAGGCGCCGTTCCCGGACCGCGCGAGCATCGCCGACGTGCTCGCCAGGACGCTTGCCCCGCTGCGCGACGCGGTCGCCGACGTCGAGCGGCTCGCCGCTGAGCTCGGCACCCCCGAGGGCGACACGGCCTACGCCCGGGCGCTGGAGCTCGCCGTCAGCCACGACGCGTGGGACGCGGACCGGCGCGCGGAGGTCGCCGCCGCCCGGCTCGGCCTCGACGGGATCGACCCGACCCGCCGGGTGGGCACGCTGTCCGGTGGCCAGCGCACGCGGCTCGCGCTCGCCACGATCATGACGACCCGCCCGGCGTGCCTGCTCCTCGACGAGCCGACCAACCACCTCGACGACGACGCGATCGACGTGCTGACCGGCTTCCTGCGCGAGCTGCCGGGAGTCGTGCTGCTGGCCAGCCACGACCGGGTGCTGCTCGACGACGTGTGCACCGACCTGGTCGACCTCGACGCCGGCGAGCTCGGCACCGACGGGCACGGCGGCCGCAGGTTCGGCGGCGGTTGGAGCGACTACGAGGCCGCCAGGGCCGACGCCCGCCGCCGCTGGGAGGAGACCTACCTCGCCCAGCAGGAGGAGCTCGGCCGCTTGCGCGACGCCACCCGGATCGGCACCGGTGCGGTCGCGCACGACCGGGGCCCGACCGACGGCGACAAGTTCATCTACGCCTTCAAGGGCGCGCGCGTGGAGCAGACCCTCGCCCGGCGCAAGAAGGACGCCCAGCGCCGCCTCGAGGTCGCCGAGCGCGAGCAGGTGCGCAAGCCGCCGGCTCCGCTCGTGCTCCGCGGTGACCTCACCTCCGCGGCGACCGGGCGGCTCGTGCAGGTCCGCGACCTGGAGGTCCGGGGCCGCGCACGTCTCGAGCGCCTGGACCTCGCGGCGGGGGAGCACCTGCTCATGACCGGTCCCAACGGGTCCGGCAAGTCGACGGTCCTCGGCGTGCTGTCCGGCCGGCTGACCGCCACCGGCGGCTCGATCGAGGTGTCCGCCCGCACCGTCCGCGAGCTGACCCAGGACCCGGAGGTGACCGACCCGTCGCGCTCCGCGCTGTCGTCGTACGACGCCGCGGTGGCGCACCTCGCCGACCCGCCCCGGCTGCGTGACCTCGGGCTGCTGCACCCGCGCGACCACCGCACGCCGGTCGGCAGCCTCTCGGTCGGCCAGCGGCGGCGACTCGGGCTGGCGGTCGCGATCGCTGCGGCGCCCGACCTCCTGCTCCTCGACGAGCCGACCAACCACGTCTCGCTGGCCCTCGCCGGCGAGCTCGAGGAGGCGCTTGCGACCGCACCGGGAGGCGTCGTCCTCGCGTCCCACGACCGGTGGCTGCGGCGCCGGTGGGACGGTCCGGAGCTCGAGCTGACGCCGTGGTGA
- a CDS encoding LuxR C-terminal-related transcriptional regulator: MSWRWSVVLLAAGGVGANLVLWLGGERTFVTHPVSVLALALATTGATWLAGRVPAPVHGWLVALASSLAALVLLGAWASATPTPLAAGLWSVAWVPVNALLAVVGLSLAGLERWARTLAVGTAVATLAGAFLVRPVVPFAGIETAAPEAWTHVVPYVAEVLLAAWNLALVAATVAVALRARRASVVDRGRLARAAAVTSCAPCLVVCCYALAVLRSPGDVDPTAGSVAYTVAIGMLAALVAWAASSPDRVAVRVIAFTWAAAAVVLLSVGIAGPTVERQLTLGIVAVAVVTVGVLAATAAGLARYEHWSHAPAPRPVTAGVPGLSPRENDVLAAMAGGATNAAIAGELFLSERTVEQHLRSIFDKLDLGDHGGSNRRVRAAATWWQHQDSDRAAEA; the protein is encoded by the coding sequence GTGTCGTGGCGCTGGTCGGTCGTGCTGCTGGCCGCAGGGGGAGTGGGCGCGAACCTCGTCCTGTGGCTCGGTGGCGAGCGCACGTTCGTCACCCACCCGGTCTCGGTGCTCGCGCTGGCCCTCGCGACGACCGGAGCCACCTGGCTCGCGGGCCGGGTCCCGGCACCCGTGCACGGATGGCTGGTCGCCCTGGCCTCCTCGCTCGCCGCGCTGGTCCTCCTCGGTGCCTGGGCGAGCGCGACGCCCACACCCCTGGCGGCCGGCCTGTGGTCGGTGGCGTGGGTGCCGGTCAACGCCCTCCTGGCCGTGGTCGGGCTGTCCCTCGCCGGGCTCGAGCGCTGGGCGCGCACCCTCGCCGTCGGCACCGCGGTCGCGACCCTGGCCGGCGCGTTCCTCGTGCGTCCGGTGGTGCCGTTCGCCGGCATCGAGACCGCCGCACCCGAGGCCTGGACCCACGTGGTGCCGTACGTCGCCGAGGTGCTGCTGGCCGCCTGGAACCTGGCGCTCGTCGCCGCGACCGTCGCTGTCGCCCTGCGTGCCCGACGGGCGTCGGTCGTCGATCGCGGTCGCCTGGCCCGGGCTGCGGCGGTGACGTCGTGCGCGCCGTGCCTGGTCGTGTGCTGCTACGCGCTCGCCGTGCTGCGCAGCCCGGGTGACGTCGACCCGACCGCCGGCAGCGTCGCCTACACCGTCGCGATCGGCATGCTCGCCGCTCTCGTGGCGTGGGCGGCCTCGTCACCGGATCGTGTCGCGGTGCGGGTCATCGCGTTCACGTGGGCCGCGGCCGCCGTCGTGCTCCTCAGCGTCGGGATCGCCGGCCCGACGGTCGAGCGCCAGCTCACGCTCGGGATCGTCGCGGTCGCCGTGGTCACGGTCGGCGTCCTGGCCGCCACTGCTGCAGGGCTCGCCCGCTACGAGCACTGGTCCCACGCCCCGGCGCCCCGTCCGGTGACCGCCGGCGTGCCCGGCCTCAGCCCGCGCGAGAACGACGTCCTGGCCGCCATGGCCGGAGGTGCCACCAACGCGGCGATCGCCGGCGAGCTCTTCCTCAGCGAGCGGACCGTCGAGCAGCACCTGCGCTCGATCTTCGACAAGCTCGACCTCGGCGACCACGGCGGGTCGAACCGGCGCGTGCGGGCCGCCGCGACCTGGTGGCAGCACCAGGACTCCGACCGCGCTGCCGAGGCCTGA
- a CDS encoding VOC family protein, producing MSEVPQLLHTVLDAVDVRREAEFWRELLGLVYRPGDETGTSDWLVLTRADGRRCLAIQEVASLPESRWPEPGHPSVSHLDTTVPTREALDATHERVLALGGELRFDRTDDPDEPLRAYASPEGHVFCVFVA from the coding sequence GTGAGCGAGGTCCCGCAGCTGCTGCACACCGTCCTCGACGCGGTCGACGTGAGGCGCGAGGCCGAGTTCTGGCGCGAGCTGCTCGGGCTCGTCTACCGCCCGGGCGACGAGACCGGTACGTCGGACTGGCTGGTGCTGACCCGCGCCGACGGCCGGCGGTGCCTGGCGATCCAGGAGGTTGCCTCGCTGCCCGAGAGCAGGTGGCCGGAGCCCGGGCACCCGTCGGTCTCGCACCTCGACACGACGGTGCCGACGCGGGAGGCGCTCGACGCCACGCACGAGCGGGTGCTGGCGCTGGGCGGCGAGCTGCGGTTCGACCGGACCGACGACCCGGACGAGCCCCTGCGCGCCTACGCCAGCCCCGAGGGCCACGTCTTCTGCGTGTTCGTGGCCTGA
- a CDS encoding VOC family protein, with protein MTAPTGWTQVFLDTPADRFEDAVSFWSAVTGWRPSKRRGEAGQFLTLLPPAGPAYVRMQAVPGAAGLHLDLDHADRPSAVGHARSLGASTAWVDDDVEVMRSPGGFAFCQTLLDVDPGTGLVRDGSTILDQVCLDVPQVHWEREVAFWRDLTGRELQEATAPGFVRLVAPGQVRILLQRLDETDGAVRAHPDLATADRESDTTSHVGLGAEVVSVNAFWTVLAAPGGQVYCLTDRDPMTGVVAPR; from the coding sequence ATGACAGCGCCGACGGGCTGGACCCAGGTCTTCCTCGACACCCCGGCCGACCGGTTCGAGGACGCTGTCTCGTTCTGGTCGGCGGTCACCGGGTGGCGGCCCTCGAAGCGGCGCGGCGAGGCCGGCCAGTTCCTCACGCTGCTGCCGCCGGCGGGGCCGGCGTACGTCAGGATGCAGGCCGTGCCGGGCGCGGCTGGTCTCCACCTCGACCTCGACCACGCCGACCGGCCATCGGCCGTCGGGCACGCGCGGAGCCTCGGCGCATCGACCGCGTGGGTCGACGACGACGTCGAGGTGATGCGCTCCCCCGGCGGCTTCGCGTTCTGCCAGACGCTGCTGGACGTGGACCCCGGGACGGGCCTGGTCCGCGACGGCTCCACGATCCTCGACCAGGTCTGCCTCGACGTCCCGCAGGTGCACTGGGAGCGCGAGGTCGCCTTCTGGCGCGACCTGACCGGGCGCGAGCTGCAGGAGGCGACGGCTCCCGGCTTCGTCCGGCTCGTCGCTCCCGGCCAGGTGCGGATCCTGCTCCAGCGGCTCGACGAGACCGACGGCGCCGTGCGCGCCCACCCCGACCTCGCGACCGCCGACCGCGAGTCCGACACGACGTCGCACGTGGGGCTGGGGGCCGAGGTCGTCTCTGTCAACGCGTTCTGGACCGTCCTGGCCGCACCCGGCGGTCAGGTCTACTGCCTCACCGACCGCGACCCGATGACCGGGGTCGTCGCGCCTCGCTGA
- a CDS encoding dihydroorotase, with protein MSLVIKGASLLGETTADLYVDDAGVLVDSAPAGAETIDADGLVALPGLVDLHTHLREPGREDAETILTGSQAAALGGYTAVLAMANTSPVTDTAEAATRVWELGREAGLVHVQPVGAVTRGLGGEELAELGLMHRSRAGVRVFSDDGRCVHDARVMRRALEYVKAFGGVVSQHSQDPALAGPAACCHEGELSGRLGLPGWPGIAEEVIVARDVMLARHTGSRVHVAHVSTAGSVEVVRWAKAQGIDVTAEVTPHHLLLTTDLLAGYDPTYKVNPPLRPQEDVEALRVALADGTIDAVATDHAPHARHDKEHAFVDAAFGMLGLETALGVVRTAMPDLSWTDVARVMSVTPARIAGLPDQGQALATGSPAHVVLVDPDATVTVDREASASLSRNNPWHGRELGARVVHTVYGGRVTVRDGVLA; from the coding sequence ATGTCGCTCGTGATCAAGGGCGCCTCGCTGCTCGGCGAGACCACCGCCGACCTGTACGTCGACGACGCCGGGGTCCTCGTCGACTCCGCCCCGGCCGGGGCCGAGACGATCGACGCCGACGGCCTGGTCGCGCTGCCCGGGCTGGTCGACCTGCACACGCACCTGCGCGAGCCCGGCCGCGAGGACGCCGAGACGATCCTCACCGGGTCGCAGGCAGCGGCGCTCGGCGGCTACACCGCGGTGCTCGCGATGGCCAACACCTCCCCGGTGACCGACACGGCCGAGGCCGCGACGCGCGTCTGGGAGCTCGGCCGTGAGGCCGGCCTCGTGCACGTGCAGCCGGTCGGCGCCGTGACGCGCGGGCTCGGCGGCGAGGAGCTCGCCGAGCTCGGGCTCATGCACCGCTCGCGCGCCGGGGTGAGGGTCTTCTCCGACGACGGCAGGTGCGTCCACGACGCGCGCGTCATGCGCCGCGCGCTGGAGTACGTCAAGGCCTTCGGGGGCGTCGTCTCCCAGCACTCCCAGGACCCGGCACTCGCCGGTCCGGCGGCGTGCTGCCACGAGGGCGAGCTGTCCGGGCGCCTCGGGCTGCCCGGCTGGCCGGGCATCGCGGAGGAGGTCATCGTCGCCCGCGACGTGATGCTCGCCCGCCACACCGGCTCGCGCGTGCACGTCGCCCACGTCTCGACGGCCGGCTCGGTGGAGGTCGTGCGCTGGGCGAAGGCGCAGGGCATCGACGTCACCGCCGAGGTGACGCCCCACCACCTGCTGCTGACGACCGACCTGCTGGCTGGCTACGACCCGACCTACAAGGTCAACCCGCCGCTGCGCCCGCAGGAGGACGTCGAGGCCCTCCGGGTCGCGCTGGCCGACGGCACGATCGACGCCGTCGCGACCGACCACGCCCCGCACGCGCGCCACGACAAGGAGCACGCGTTCGTCGACGCCGCCTTCGGGATGCTGGGCCTCGAGACCGCGCTGGGCGTCGTCCGCACCGCCATGCCGGACCTCTCCTGGACCGACGTCGCGCGTGTCATGTCGGTGACGCCGGCCCGGATCGCCGGTCTCCCCGACCAGGGGCAGGCGCTCGCAACGGGATCGCCGGCCCACGTCGTGCTGGTCGACCCGGACGCCACCGTCACGGTCGACCGGGAGGCCTCCGCCTCGCTGTCGCGCAACAACCCGTGGCACGGTCGCGAGCTGGGCGCCCGCGTCGTGCACACGGTCTACGGCGGCCGGGTGACGGTCCGCGACGGCGTCCTGGCCTGA
- a CDS encoding aspartate carbamoyltransferase catalytic subunit, translating to MKHLLSIDDLSTDEIHQLFETAADMHDVQSREVKKLPALRGRTVVNMFFEDSTRTRSSFEIAGKWLSADVINVSAKGSSTSKGESLRDTVLTVCAMGVDGLVIRHPASGAAVQVSEWVDAAVVNAGDGMHEHPTQALLDAYTLQRRLGSLEGRHVAIIGDLTHSRVFRSNIQCLTRLGARVTVVAPPTLMPSGVGAWSAAAGFETSYDIDAVLPTADAVMMLRVQRERMSGAYFPSEREYTVGYGLTRNRLALLKPDVPICHPGPMNRGLEIAADAADAAQSVVLEQVSSGLAIRMAVLYHLLAGEEL from the coding sequence GTGAAGCACCTGCTCTCCATCGACGACCTCAGCACCGACGAGATCCACCAGCTCTTCGAGACCGCCGCCGACATGCACGACGTGCAGTCCCGCGAGGTCAAGAAGCTGCCGGCGCTGCGCGGTCGCACGGTCGTCAACATGTTCTTCGAGGACTCCACCCGCACGCGGTCCTCGTTCGAGATCGCCGGCAAGTGGCTCTCGGCCGACGTGATCAACGTCAGCGCCAAGGGGTCGAGCACGTCCAAGGGCGAGAGCCTGCGTGACACGGTCCTCACCGTCTGCGCGATGGGCGTCGACGGCCTCGTGATCCGCCACCCGGCCAGCGGGGCGGCCGTCCAGGTCAGCGAGTGGGTCGACGCCGCGGTGGTCAACGCCGGCGACGGGATGCACGAGCACCCGACGCAGGCGCTCCTCGACGCCTACACGCTCCAGCGCCGCCTCGGCTCGCTCGAGGGCCGGCACGTCGCGATCATCGGCGACCTCACCCACAGCCGGGTGTTCCGCTCCAACATCCAGTGCCTGACCCGCCTCGGTGCTCGCGTCACCGTCGTGGCACCGCCGACGCTGATGCCCAGCGGCGTCGGCGCGTGGTCGGCCGCGGCGGGGTTCGAGACGTCGTACGACATCGACGCGGTCCTGCCCACCGCGGACGCCGTGATGATGCTGCGCGTGCAGCGCGAGCGGATGTCGGGTGCCTACTTCCCGAGCGAGCGGGAGTACACGGTCGGCTACGGCCTCACCCGCAACCGCCTCGCGCTGCTCAAGCCGGACGTGCCGATCTGCCACCCCGGACCGATGAACCGCGGACTCGAGATCGCCGCCGACGCCGCCGACGCGGCCCAGTCGGTCGTGCTGGAGCAGGTCTCCAGCGGCCTCGCGATCCGGATGGCCGTGCTCTACCACCTGCTCGCAGGGGAGGAACTCTGA
- the pyrR gene encoding bifunctional pyr operon transcriptional regulator/uracil phosphoribosyltransferase PyrR: MPAPEEADPGTDSVRADRTVLDARDISRALTRISHELLERNKGATDLVLLGLHTRGVPLARRIAERITAVEGAPVAVGELDVTMYRDDLRSQPTRRAHKTALPPGGIDKKVVVLVDDVLFSGRTIRAALDALADLGRPSAVRLAVLVDRGHRELPIRADHVGKNLPSALAERVSVRLSEVDGSDEVTIS, encoded by the coding sequence ATGCCTGCCCCCGAAGAAGCCGACCCCGGCACCGACAGCGTGAGGGCGGACCGCACCGTCCTCGACGCCCGTGACATCTCCCGGGCGCTGACCCGGATCTCGCACGAGCTGCTCGAGCGCAACAAGGGCGCCACGGACCTCGTGCTGCTCGGCCTGCACACCCGCGGCGTGCCCCTCGCGCGGCGTATCGCCGAGCGGATCACCGCCGTGGAGGGCGCGCCCGTCGCGGTCGGCGAGCTCGACGTGACGATGTACCGCGACGACCTGCGCTCGCAGCCCACCCGGCGCGCGCACAAGACCGCGCTCCCGCCCGGCGGCATCGACAAGAAGGTCGTGGTCCTGGTCGACGACGTGCTCTTCTCCGGGCGCACCATCCGGGCGGCGCTCGACGCGCTCGCCGACCTGGGCCGCCCGAGCGCCGTACGCCTCGCCGTGCTGGTCGACCGCGGCCACCGCGAGCTCCCGATCCGCGCCGACCACGTCGGCAAGAACCTCCCGAGCGCCCTGGCCGAGCGGGTCAGCGTCCGGCTCAGCGAGGTCGACGGCAGCGACGAGGTGACGATCTCGTGA
- a CDS encoding class I SAM-dependent methyltransferase: protein MGIGYSVAYRAHHTPWEKAGRQGQPFLELLLDREEAERPDRTRRALDLGCGRGAHTALLVERGWDAIGVDNVRQAVDVAVRRNGLDDARFVVGDVRHLVHSGVGTGFDLFLDVGCFQGLDRDDRALVADNVTALAAPGATVLLQTGGAGAWPGRTTQTGIDDVKRAYPGWSVHAVADARSGAGTWFRLTRG, encoded by the coding sequence ATGGGCATCGGCTACTCCGTCGCATATCGCGCACACCACACCCCGTGGGAGAAGGCCGGCCGGCAGGGCCAGCCCTTCCTCGAGCTCCTCCTCGACCGTGAGGAGGCAGAACGGCCCGACCGCACCCGACGAGCCCTTGACCTCGGCTGCGGGCGCGGCGCCCACACGGCACTGCTCGTGGAGCGTGGGTGGGACGCCATCGGCGTCGACAACGTGCGCCAGGCCGTCGACGTGGCGGTGCGGCGCAACGGGCTCGACGACGCCCGGTTCGTGGTCGGCGACGTGCGCCACCTCGTCCACTCGGGCGTCGGCACGGGGTTCGACCTGTTCCTCGACGTGGGGTGCTTCCAGGGCCTCGACCGGGACGACCGGGCCCTGGTGGCCGACAACGTCACCGCCCTCGCCGCGCCCGGCGCCACCGTGCTGCTGCAGACCGGCGGGGCCGGGGCCTGGCCGGGACGGACCACGCAGACCGGCATCGACGACGTGAAGCGGGCCTACCCGGGCTGGAGCGTGCACGCGGTCGCGGACGCGCGGTCCGGCGCAGGGACGTGGTTCCGCCTCACCCGCGGCTGA
- a CDS encoding acetyl-CoA C-acetyltransferase has protein sequence MQPTTRPVAVVGGNRIPFARSNTVYAGVSNQEMLTAAIDGLVDRFDLRGERLGEVVAGAVLKHSRDFNLTRESVLGSKLAAETPATDIQQACGTGLQAAIQVANKIALGVIDAGVAGGTDTTSDAPVAVSDRLRKKLMRVNAAKDTASRLKALGSIRPGDIGLDIPQNGEPRTRMSMGEHAALTALDWRITREAQDELAARSHHNLARSWDEGFHDDLVTPFRGVERDNNMRPDSSVEKLATLKPVFGKGSAATMTAGNSTPLSDGASSVLLSSDEWAEERGLPVLAHLVDAETSAVDYVNGHEGLLMAPAYAVPRMLARNGLTLQDFDYYEIHEAFASQVLSTLAAWEDPVFCKERLGLDAPLGEIDRDKLNVNGSSLAAAHPFAATGGRIVPVAAKLLAQRGQGRALISICAAGGQGVVAILER, from the coding sequence ATGCAGCCCACCACCCGCCCCGTCGCAGTCGTCGGCGGCAACCGCATCCCCTTCGCGCGCTCCAACACCGTCTACGCGGGCGTCTCCAACCAGGAGATGCTCACCGCCGCGATCGACGGACTGGTCGACCGCTTCGACCTGCGCGGCGAGCGCCTCGGCGAGGTCGTGGCCGGTGCGGTGCTCAAGCACTCACGCGACTTCAACCTGACCCGCGAGTCGGTCCTGGGCTCGAAGCTCGCGGCCGAGACGCCGGCGACCGACATCCAGCAGGCGTGCGGGACCGGGCTCCAGGCGGCGATCCAGGTCGCCAACAAGATCGCGCTCGGCGTGATCGACGCCGGGGTCGCGGGTGGCACCGACACCACCTCCGACGCGCCGGTCGCCGTCAGCGACCGGCTCCGCAAGAAACTGATGCGGGTCAATGCCGCCAAGGACACCGCGAGCCGCCTCAAGGCCCTCGGGTCCATCCGGCCGGGTGACATCGGCCTCGACATCCCGCAGAACGGCGAGCCCCGCACCCGGATGTCGATGGGGGAGCACGCCGCGCTGACCGCGCTCGACTGGCGCATCACCCGGGAGGCGCAGGACGAGCTGGCCGCCCGTTCGCACCACAACCTCGCGCGGTCCTGGGACGAGGGCTTCCACGACGACCTGGTCACGCCGTTCCGCGGTGTGGAGCGCGACAACAACATGCGCCCGGACTCCTCGGTCGAGAAGCTCGCCACCCTCAAGCCCGTCTTCGGCAAGGGTTCCGCCGCGACGATGACCGCGGGCAACAGCACCCCGCTGTCCGACGGCGCCTCCTCCGTGCTGCTCTCGAGCGACGAGTGGGCCGAGGAGCGCGGGCTGCCCGTGCTCGCGCACCTCGTCGACGCCGAGACGTCCGCGGTCGACTACGTCAACGGCCACGAGGGCCTGCTGATGGCTCCGGCGTACGCCGTCCCGCGGATGCTGGCGCGCAACGGCCTGACCCTCCAGGACTTCGACTACTACGAGATCCACGAGGCCTTCGCCTCGCAGGTCCTCTCCACGCTCGCGGCCTGGGAGGACCCGGTGTTCTGCAAGGAGCGCCTCGGCCTCGACGCCCCGCTCGGCGAGATCGATCGCGACAAGCTCAACGTCAACGGCTCCTCGCTCGCAGCCGCCCACCCCTTCGCCGCCACCGGTGGCCGGATCGTGCCGGTCGCCGCCAAGCTGCTCGCGCAGAGGGGTCAGGGGCGCGCGCTCATCTCCATCTGCGCCGCCGGGGGCCAGGGCGTGGTCGCGATCCTCGAGCGCTGA